A genomic segment from uncultured Desulfuromonas sp. encodes:
- a CDS encoding TlpA disulfide reductase family protein, translating to MKNFMLGIIFFGLAILPSMANASTPLSTGLPFPELQLPVPESQQERDYLGIDQPAGEFFSPSAIGADVLLVEFFNVHCPHCKDQAPIYNKLYKKISRDPQLRDKVRLMGIAVGNHPKPVEEFIDYYNVAFPVFLDENFLFWREAGGKTTPFTVYVRQRKPGTAGVVAGTHIGTNEHVDETLQLLTEYLEELPEDLLLPEQDLEDIAEQTPVPFSEEQIITKVRKLVSQQGAIVSLEKIKGIKGHRLFRAVVRKQDKERTLITEVVSRSTVCDICHDVHFIYLFDETLKVIDVAALQLTKYGNEEFDPQDMKKLKRILVGRELTTTKNFNPEVDAITSATITSSVINYALNQTPVLIQQLKHHKLLPEEE from the coding sequence ATGAAGAATTTTATGCTCGGAATCATTTTTTTTGGACTGGCAATTCTACCGTCCATGGCCAATGCTTCGACCCCACTGAGTACCGGACTTCCTTTTCCGGAGTTACAGCTTCCCGTTCCCGAGTCTCAACAGGAACGCGACTATCTGGGCATTGATCAACCCGCCGGTGAATTCTTTTCACCCAGCGCCATCGGTGCCGATGTTCTGCTGGTTGAGTTTTTCAATGTCCATTGCCCCCACTGTAAAGACCAGGCACCTATCTATAACAAGCTATACAAAAAAATCTCCCGCGACCCACAACTGCGCGACAAGGTCCGTTTGATGGGAATCGCTGTCGGCAATCATCCGAAACCGGTTGAAGAATTTATCGACTATTACAACGTGGCGTTTCCGGTATTCCTTGATGAAAACTTTCTTTTCTGGCGTGAAGCGGGCGGCAAAACAACACCGTTCACCGTTTATGTCCGTCAGCGCAAACCCGGTACAGCGGGAGTCGTCGCCGGGACACATATCGGAACCAATGAACATGTTGACGAGACGTTGCAACTGTTAACTGAATATCTGGAGGAGTTACCAGAAGACTTATTACTGCCGGAACAAGACCTTGAAGATATCGCCGAACAGACACCTGTGCCGTTCTCCGAGGAACAGATTATCACCAAGGTGCGCAAACTGGTTTCTCAACAAGGGGCCATTGTATCCTTGGAAAAGATAAAAGGTATCAAAGGACATCGCCTCTTTCGCGCTGTTGTCCGCAAACAGGACAAGGAAAGGACGTTGATCACTGAGGTGGTCAGCCGATCAACCGTTTGCGATATCTGTCACGATGTCCATTTCATTTATCTGTTTGATGAAACGTTGAAAGTCATCGATGTGGCCGCACTGCAATTAACCAAATACGGCAATGAGGAATTTGACCCGCAGGATATGAAAAAGCTGAAACGGATTCTGGTTGGTCGGGAACTGACAACAACCAAGAATTTCAATCCGGAAGTCGATGCCATCACTTCGGCAACGATTACATCTTCCGTGATCAATTATGCTCTGAATCAAACCCCGGTACTGATCCAGCAGCTCAAACACCACAAACTTCTCCCTGAGGAGGAATAA
- a CDS encoding cache domain-containing protein: MLLSFRVRILIALGCILLLSAGSVSYFAQTHVQDAVLKSADEHSMDLMDAIALTIENEYHSLEFHRQNSLERRKNNLRDLVAIAMSHLVALYDQVQRGELSEPEAKKEALRRLKKLRYGDGVGYFWVNDLSEPVPHVLMHPEQEEGGAFSDEKYYRVTNNQQHLLVVISELIHRDHEGFVHYRWNKPTENGSSEEQPKLSYVREFSPWQWVVGTGVYLDDVEAEVQQRLDEILVELRRAFSQVHMAGGNLYLFSGDGQTLVHSVRTNDSSSPVIPDVEKMHRAARTPDIPVEHLWVQPQSVDTPYHDRAYVHHFEPLDWYIVSSLSLDTLAKPGKRLRTEILRGSIVVLLMASVIAYVLSFSLTRPLVLLSNAARRIEHTTDTEVPIPVCGPRETQELGRVLQKMLSVMTGLLADKQVALESLLESNDNLLRANEQLAREMAERKEVQQALINNERKYRTLFKCTSDAIILADLETYQVFDSNQAAELLFGYQHDEFLGMSPEQLSPMMQDDGSDSRSKAQEKINRLFEYGNQFFEWTHEKKSGERFQAEVHLSLMPLDDRHVILAVLRDVTQRKIAETALVNALQEAESSRDKIDAILKAISDGLMVVDHSGQILLINHTARQWLNLPETDILGQHVSTVIVNRALTDFICSILDGEKQIPRREVELQSPAEMGHRLVDVQITSVQNDDKALSDTLVLLRDITRERELDQLKNEFISSAAHELNTPLTIIMGFAELLVNREYRQSISLEQQQDFLETICLKGEELTSIVDDLLKLEQLEFGQSIQLQKVHFDLQHDMLNLIKEYEESYPDDHFEADISPCMLWADREKINQVLDNILNNAVKFSPSGASVHVDAKVVNDEVVIRIADQGIGMDKENIRKVFDTFFRIDGSTTSKGGLGLGLTVAKSIIDAHHGSIRVESELDQGTTVILTLPCQNNK, from the coding sequence ATGCTTCTTTCTTTTCGTGTTCGTATTTTGATCGCTTTGGGGTGTATCTTACTGCTCTCTGCGGGGTCTGTTTCTTATTTCGCACAGACTCATGTACAAGATGCCGTGTTGAAGTCCGCTGACGAACACAGTATGGACCTGATGGATGCCATCGCTCTCACCATCGAGAATGAATACCACAGCCTCGAATTTCATCGTCAAAACTCTCTAGAACGCCGGAAAAATAATCTTCGTGATCTGGTTGCGATAGCCATGTCTCATCTTGTCGCGTTGTATGACCAGGTACAACGTGGTGAGCTCTCAGAACCAGAGGCAAAAAAAGAAGCCCTGAGGCGGTTAAAAAAACTGCGCTACGGTGATGGCGTCGGCTATTTCTGGGTCAATGATCTGAGCGAACCCGTCCCACACGTTTTGATGCATCCTGAGCAAGAAGAGGGGGGCGCGTTTTCGGATGAAAAATATTACCGGGTGACAAATAACCAACAGCATCTTTTGGTGGTTATTTCCGAATTGATCCATCGTGATCACGAGGGGTTTGTCCACTATCGATGGAATAAGCCGACTGAAAATGGCAGCAGCGAAGAGCAGCCGAAACTTTCTTATGTCCGGGAGTTCTCACCCTGGCAATGGGTTGTTGGTACGGGTGTTTATCTCGATGATGTGGAGGCCGAGGTCCAGCAGAGACTTGATGAGATTCTGGTTGAATTGAGACGAGCTTTCTCGCAGGTTCATATGGCTGGTGGCAATCTGTATCTTTTCTCTGGTGATGGTCAGACTTTGGTTCATTCGGTGCGGACAAACGATTCTTCATCGCCGGTGATTCCTGACGTGGAAAAAATGCATCGTGCTGCCAGGACTCCTGATATCCCCGTTGAACATTTATGGGTGCAGCCACAATCTGTCGATACGCCTTATCATGACCGCGCTTATGTCCACCATTTTGAACCCCTCGACTGGTATATCGTCTCCAGTCTGTCTCTCGATACATTGGCGAAGCCGGGTAAACGCTTACGGACGGAAATACTCCGAGGGTCAATCGTGGTTTTGCTGATGGCTTCTGTTATTGCCTATGTTCTGTCGTTTTCTTTGACGCGACCACTGGTTCTGCTTTCCAATGCCGCTCGACGAATTGAGCATACAACTGATACCGAAGTTCCCATACCGGTTTGCGGACCACGAGAAACTCAGGAACTTGGTCGGGTCTTGCAAAAAATGCTGTCGGTAATGACAGGACTCTTGGCAGACAAGCAGGTAGCATTGGAATCTCTGCTGGAAAGTAATGACAACCTGCTCAGGGCGAATGAACAACTTGCCCGGGAGATGGCCGAACGTAAAGAGGTCCAACAGGCACTGATCAACAATGAGCGGAAATATCGCACATTATTTAAATGTACCAGCGACGCGATTATTCTCGCTGACCTTGAGACCTATCAGGTCTTTGACAGCAATCAGGCGGCTGAGCTCCTGTTTGGTTATCAACATGATGAATTCCTCGGAATGTCACCGGAACAGTTGTCACCGATGATGCAGGATGACGGCAGTGATTCACGGTCAAAAGCGCAAGAGAAGATAAATCGTCTCTTTGAATATGGAAATCAGTTTTTTGAATGGACGCATGAAAAAAAGAGCGGTGAACGGTTTCAGGCTGAAGTGCATTTGAGTTTAATGCCACTCGATGATCGTCATGTCATTCTCGCTGTTCTGCGAGATGTTACACAACGCAAAATAGCGGAAACGGCTCTGGTGAATGCCTTGCAGGAAGCGGAATCCTCGCGGGATAAAATTGACGCAATTCTCAAAGCAATCTCAGACGGGTTAATGGTTGTCGATCACTCAGGTCAAATCCTTCTGATCAACCATACGGCTCGACAATGGTTGAATCTTCCCGAAACAGATATTCTGGGACAGCACGTGTCAACGGTTATCGTGAACAGGGCTTTAACCGATTTTATCTGCTCCATTCTTGATGGCGAAAAACAGATTCCACGGCGTGAGGTTGAGCTTCAGAGTCCGGCAGAGATGGGTCATCGTCTGGTTGACGTCCAGATTACCAGTGTTCAGAATGATGATAAGGCCCTTTCTGATACGCTGGTGCTCTTACGCGATATTACGCGCGAGCGAGAGCTGGATCAGTTGAAAAACGAATTTATTTCTTCGGCAGCTCATGAGCTTAACACTCCGCTGACAATTATTATGGGCTTTGCCGAGTTGCTGGTTAATCGAGAATATCGTCAGTCGATTTCCCTTGAACAACAGCAGGATTTTTTAGAAACGATTTGCCTTAAAGGAGAGGAGCTGACCTCGATTGTCGATGATCTGCTGAAACTTGAACAATTGGAATTTGGTCAATCTATTCAACTTCAAAAGGTCCATTTTGATTTACAACATGATATGCTGAATTTGATTAAGGAGTATGAAGAGAGCTACCCCGACGATCACTTTGAAGCGGACATCTCACCATGTATGCTCTGGGCTGATCGGGAAAAGATCAATCAAGTGCTCGACAATATACTGAATAATGCAGTGAAATTTTCTCCATCCGGTGCGTCTGTTCATGTCGATGCCAAGGTTGTGAACGACGAGGTTGTTATCCGCATTGCCGATCAGGGGATCGGCATGGATAAAGAGAACATCCGAAAAGTTTTTGACACGTTTTTTCGCATTGACGGTTCAACGACGTCTAAAGGTGGGTTGGGACTGGGACTGACAGTCGCAAAGAGCATTATCGACGCTCATCATGGATCTATTCGGGTCGAAAGTGAGTTGGATCAGGGTACAACCGTCATTTTGACCTTACCTTGCCAAAACAACAAATGA
- a CDS encoding cache domain-containing protein, which produces MLDWVHRFLTTLRSRILALTISMVLLSAFTISITTHYTIDRAVSQRLDQHARDLIQTVLLNVESEYRSYQFHQQATLERRKQELKNIVGMALSYVEEQYADSRAHLISTQQAQANAIEHIRLLRYDHGIGYLWINSMDQPNPKMIMHPTLPHLDGKILDSPSFNSLAQGSGNFFAQAVTLCRENKEGFVRYLWPKPTEQGLSVQQPKVSFVRLFDPWQWVIGTGVYIDDIEHEAQRRLSSIIEELRASFAQLKVAETGYMCIFNGKKEMLIHPHIAKDEFQDMVNPSTGNMLVDDLMVAAQHPDTPLEYLWDSPDHIGDFRFEKRAYIRYFEPLDWYIVSTMYVTELDAPANNAQRGILLMTFGVLIVSCLLALHLSKALSTPLYRLTQAAALIEQDIYQEVAIPVSGTIETQELATVLNGMLISIRQSQSDLKQVNKELESFAYTVSHDLRTFLTPIVGYAQFLIENYHRVLDDQALEALDEIEQQGDKMLAFMEDLLDLAKVGHDDRPLQPVNTVEIVSDVITDLNSELVAQQGRIIVDEIPDVFLPKTVISQLFSNLLTNAIRYSLPEGEQIEVGGITRGNHVRFYVCDHGPGIAEEEQGQVFDVFYRGGQAQKHSGTGIGLATVQKIARHYGGRAWVATTEGGGATLWVEVVNLPQSDEFSI; this is translated from the coding sequence ATGCTTGACTGGGTTCATCGGTTCCTGACGACATTAAGATCGAGAATTCTCGCATTGACGATTTCCATGGTCTTACTCAGTGCGTTTACCATTTCGATCACCACCCATTACACGATTGATCGTGCGGTTTCCCAACGCCTTGATCAACACGCGCGCGATCTGATTCAGACCGTTCTGCTCAATGTTGAGAGCGAGTATCGCAGTTATCAGTTTCACCAACAGGCCACTTTAGAACGACGTAAACAGGAGCTGAAAAATATTGTCGGAATGGCGTTGTCCTATGTGGAAGAACAATATGCGGATTCTCGGGCCCATCTTATTTCCACTCAGCAAGCCCAGGCCAATGCTATCGAGCACATTCGCCTTTTGCGTTATGACCATGGCATTGGCTATTTGTGGATCAATTCCATGGATCAACCCAATCCGAAAATGATTATGCATCCGACGTTACCGCATCTGGACGGTAAAATTCTCGACTCCCCCTCCTTTAACAGTCTTGCTCAAGGTTCAGGGAATTTCTTTGCTCAGGCGGTCACGTTATGTCGGGAAAATAAAGAAGGTTTTGTCCGCTATCTATGGCCCAAGCCGACCGAACAGGGCCTTTCTGTTCAACAACCGAAAGTTTCATTTGTCCGTTTGTTTGACCCTTGGCAATGGGTGATCGGCACAGGGGTCTATATCGATGATATTGAGCATGAAGCTCAACGGCGACTGTCGTCAATTATTGAGGAGTTACGGGCATCTTTCGCGCAATTGAAAGTCGCTGAAACCGGATATATGTGTATTTTCAACGGTAAGAAAGAGATGTTGATCCATCCACATATCGCCAAAGATGAATTTCAGGACATGGTAAACCCCTCGACGGGGAATATGCTGGTCGATGATCTGATGGTGGCAGCACAGCATCCGGATACGCCGTTGGAATACTTATGGGACAGTCCTGATCATATCGGTGATTTCCGCTTCGAAAAACGGGCCTATATCCGTTATTTCGAACCACTGGACTGGTACATTGTTTCGACAATGTATGTCACAGAGCTGGATGCCCCAGCAAACAATGCCCAAAGGGGCATTCTGCTGATGACTTTCGGAGTTTTGATTGTTTCTTGCTTGTTGGCACTGCATTTATCCAAAGCGCTCTCAACACCGTTATACCGTCTTACCCAAGCCGCGGCACTGATCGAGCAAGATATTTATCAGGAAGTAGCCATTCCTGTTTCAGGAACGATAGAAACTCAGGAGTTGGCAACCGTTCTTAACGGCATGCTGATTTCCATTCGTCAGTCGCAATCCGATTTGAAACAGGTCAATAAGGAACTGGAATCTTTTGCCTACACGGTTTCTCATGATCTACGCACATTTTTAACCCCGATTGTCGGATATGCGCAGTTCCTGATTGAGAATTATCATCGTGTTCTTGACGACCAAGCTTTGGAAGCCCTGGACGAAATCGAACAACAGGGCGACAAGATGCTGGCTTTTATGGAAGACCTGCTTGATCTGGCTAAAGTAGGCCATGATGATCGTCCTTTGCAGCCGGTCAATACGGTTGAAATTGTTTCGGATGTCATTACCGATCTCAATTCTGAGCTCGTTGCTCAACAGGGTCGAATTATTGTAGATGAAATCCCGGATGTGTTTTTGCCTAAGACTGTTATCAGTCAGTTGTTTTCCAATTTGCTGACCAATGCGATCCGCTACTCATTACCTGAGGGGGAACAGATTGAAGTCGGCGGTATTACGCGTGGCAATCATGTGCGCTTCTATGTGTGTGATCATGGACCCGGCATCGCTGAAGAGGAACAAGGACAGGTGTTCGATGTTTTCTATCGCGGTGGTCAAGCACAAAAACATTCAGGGACAGGTATTGGACTGGCGACTGTGCAAAAAATTGCTCGTCATTATGGTGGCCGCGCCTGGGTTGCCACAACGGAAGGGGGCGGGGCGACCCTCTGGGTTGAAGTCGTTAACCTTCCACAGTCTGACGAGTTTAGTATTTGA
- the tpx gene encoding thiol peroxidase, whose product MAEKRTGVITFKGNPVTLLGPDIKVGDAAPDFKVVDNGLQPVTLETAKGKVQLIAVVPSIDTGVCDTMTRKFNQDAAALPENVAVYTISVDLPFAQGRWCGNAGIERVKTLSDYQERSFGLAYGLVIDELKLLARAVYVIDAEGKVAYREIVSEVTTEPDYEAALNAVKALL is encoded by the coding sequence ATGGCTGAAAAACGTACAGGAGTTATTACGTTCAAAGGTAATCCCGTGACTCTGCTTGGTCCCGACATTAAAGTCGGCGATGCGGCACCGGATTTTAAAGTTGTCGATAATGGTCTGCAACCGGTTACTCTTGAGACCGCTAAAGGTAAGGTGCAATTGATTGCCGTGGTTCCCTCTATTGATACGGGTGTTTGCGATACGATGACCCGTAAATTTAATCAGGATGCTGCCGCATTGCCGGAAAATGTTGCCGTTTATACCATCAGTGTTGATCTGCCTTTTGCCCAGGGCCGTTGGTGCGGCAATGCCGGCATTGAACGTGTTAAGACTCTCTCGGACTATCAGGAGCGTTCCTTCGGTCTGGCTTATGGACTGGTGATTGATGAATTGAAACTTCTGGCTCGCGCCGTCTATGTCATTGATGCCGAAGGTAAGGTCGCGTATCGTGAAATCGTATCAGAAGTAACGACTGAACCGGATTATGAAGCGGCGCTTAATGCTGTAAAAGCATTGTTGTAA
- a CDS encoding cytochrome c3 family protein — protein sequence MRLFLIVFFVVVCGAPSVWSMDNPHQISRVFRKEHQQEVAPVCQLCHQLTQKLVLDFDVTGEFVPGPFVDSVAPIVNDQVICMKCHVDADKQSVNHPVGMPYDIAGLSRKFHRDPQGIKLYHWQEGDVGRVMCSTCHDPHSEGDWMLRVSLDDSQLCLCCHNY from the coding sequence ATGAGACTATTTTTGATTGTTTTTTTCGTCGTTGTGTGTGGTGCCCCCAGCGTTTGGTCTATGGATAACCCTCATCAGATTTCGCGTGTTTTTCGTAAAGAGCATCAACAGGAAGTCGCACCAGTGTGTCAATTGTGTCATCAATTAACGCAAAAACTGGTCCTTGATTTTGATGTAACAGGGGAGTTTGTTCCCGGTCCGTTTGTGGATTCTGTTGCCCCCATCGTCAACGATCAGGTCATCTGTATGAAGTGCCACGTAGATGCCGATAAGCAGTCTGTCAATCATCCTGTTGGTATGCCCTATGATATTGCAGGCCTCTCACGGAAATTTCACCGCGATCCTCAGGGGATCAAACTTTACCATTGGCAAGAGGGCGATGTCGGACGGGTCATGTGCTCGACCTGTCATGATCCGCACAGCGAAGGCGATTGGATGCTACGGGTTTCTTTAGATGATTCGCAGCTATGTCTGTGCTGTCATAACTACTGA
- a CDS encoding FtsX-like permease family protein, whose amino-acid sequence MIDVIIGLRNLGRNRRRTFLTGSLVAFGVICLIVFQALKVGMHQQMVVSTTSLDSGVLQIHAPDYRPNRSLLQPISAATPLLERLQRQHVTYAERLKTAGLLLAGPQSSMISISGMIPEHEARVTQIASKMISGDYFEQGNTIILSQTLCRALSLSLHDQVTLMVQDSAGQPVLSKMTINGIYNTGLASFDTLHAYVNLQTLQHLVKAPEVISEISIHAPLSEQNRLETRVAGLLTGNQHMTRWQEALPDLMQLIELNDTTMSILIVIIFVLVGMGILNTMTMVTYERFAEFGLLAALGHPPSGVIRMVLSEAFFLGTAAAFIGGVIGWALCFWLGQQGLDLSQFTSNNQYFTNAHILYPQIRWIDLIAAFSLATITCIFSGVFPAWKASRLNPVEALRHI is encoded by the coding sequence ATGATTGATGTGATTATTGGCTTGAGAAATCTTGGCCGCAATCGTCGTCGAACGTTCCTGACAGGAAGCCTTGTTGCTTTCGGCGTGATTTGCCTGATTGTGTTTCAGGCCTTAAAGGTCGGCATGCATCAGCAGATGGTCGTCTCTACGACGTCTCTGGACAGCGGCGTGTTACAGATTCATGCTCCGGATTACCGGCCAAACCGCTCATTACTTCAACCCATCAGTGCAGCAACACCCCTTCTTGAGCGATTGCAACGCCAACACGTCACCTATGCAGAACGGCTCAAAACGGCGGGACTTCTGCTTGCCGGTCCGCAAAGCAGCATGATATCCATCAGCGGAATGATTCCTGAACATGAGGCCAGAGTTACTCAGATCGCCTCTAAAATGATCTCGGGCGACTATTTTGAGCAAGGTAATACCATTATCCTTTCACAGACCTTGTGTCGCGCTTTGTCGTTATCCTTACATGATCAGGTAACGCTCATGGTTCAGGACAGTGCCGGTCAACCGGTGCTGTCAAAAATGACCATCAATGGCATCTACAATACCGGACTAGCCAGCTTTGATACCCTCCATGCCTATGTAAATCTTCAGACATTACAGCATCTGGTTAAAGCCCCTGAGGTGATCAGTGAAATCAGCATTCATGCGCCATTATCCGAGCAGAACCGTCTTGAAACACGCGTGGCTGGATTGCTTACCGGCAATCAGCATATGACACGCTGGCAGGAGGCGCTGCCAGACCTTATGCAACTGATTGAACTCAATGATACAACGATGTCAATTTTGATCGTCATCATCTTTGTTCTGGTGGGAATGGGCATCCTCAATACCATGACCATGGTCACTTATGAGCGATTTGCAGAATTTGGCTTACTTGCCGCGCTGGGGCACCCTCCATCCGGTGTCATTCGAATGGTCTTGTCGGAAGCATTTTTCCTTGGTACTGCAGCGGCGTTTATAGGAGGAGTGATCGGTTGGGCTCTGTGCTTCTGGCTGGGACAACAGGGGCTTGATCTGAGTCAGTTCACCAGCAACAACCAGTACTTCACCAATGCTCATATCCTCTATCCCCAAATTCGCTGGATAGATCTGATTGCGGCTTTTTCTCTGGCGACGATCACCTGTATTTTTTCAGGGGTCTTTCCCGCATGGAAGGCGTCTCGGCTGAATCCGGTGGAAGCATTGCGCCATATCTGA